Proteins co-encoded in one Cupriavidus metallidurans CH34 genomic window:
- a CDS encoding SDR family oxidoreductase encodes MENASTAHPFSLTGRVALVTGGAQGLGQAIAAGLAAAGAHVLICARNAARVDEAVAQLRANGLGAEALVLDITDEAAVAAAFDDIVACHGRLDILVNNAGARNRNSMAHLDAADLRQMLETNLVAPYALCRHAAQWMQRGGYGRIVNVTSIAGQVARANDVLYPATKGGLDALTRAMAADLGRQGITVNAIAPGYFATEPNQTMVADKTVAEWLRNRTSLGRWGQPEEVAGAVVFLASPAASYVTGQVLAVDGGYLGHF; translated from the coding sequence ATGGAAAATGCATCCACAGCCCATCCCTTCTCGCTCACCGGCCGCGTGGCACTGGTCACGGGCGGTGCGCAGGGCCTTGGCCAGGCGATTGCCGCCGGCCTGGCCGCCGCTGGCGCGCACGTCCTGATCTGCGCGCGCAACGCCGCGCGCGTGGACGAAGCCGTCGCGCAACTGCGGGCCAACGGCCTAGGCGCCGAGGCGCTCGTTCTCGACATCACCGATGAAGCCGCCGTGGCCGCGGCGTTCGACGACATCGTCGCCTGTCACGGGCGGCTCGACATCCTCGTCAATAATGCCGGCGCGCGTAATCGCAATTCGATGGCCCACCTCGATGCGGCCGACCTGCGGCAGATGCTGGAGACCAACCTCGTCGCGCCCTATGCGTTGTGCCGTCATGCGGCGCAATGGATGCAGCGTGGCGGGTATGGACGGATCGTCAATGTCACGTCGATCGCTGGCCAGGTGGCGCGCGCCAATGACGTGCTCTATCCCGCCACCAAGGGCGGACTCGATGCGCTGACGCGTGCGATGGCCGCTGATCTGGGCCGCCAGGGCATTACCGTCAACGCCATTGCGCCGGGATACTTCGCTACCGAGCCAAATCAGACGATGGTGGCCGACAAGACCGTGGCAGAGTGGCTGCGCAACCGGACCTCACTGGGCCGCTGGGGCCAACCGGAAGAGGTGGCGGGCGCGGTGGTGTTCCTGGCTTCGCCGGCGGCATCGTACGTGACAGGGCAGGTGCTGGCCGTCGATGGCGGCTACCTCGGCCACTTCTGA
- a CDS encoding AtuA-related protein: MTVTTKLYRFAHGRTGDKGDRSNISVIAYDARDFDHLVAHVTEDAVRALFAHRHPGAVKRYLVPSIHAMNFVIDGALDGGVNDALNLDTHGKALAFLLLDMPIPLPPRFAGGAS, from the coding sequence ATGACCGTAACCACAAAGCTCTACCGGTTTGCTCACGGCCGCACCGGCGACAAGGGCGACCGCTCCAACATCAGCGTGATTGCCTACGATGCCCGCGATTTCGATCACCTCGTCGCGCACGTGACCGAAGATGCGGTGCGCGCGTTGTTTGCGCATCGGCACCCCGGGGCCGTGAAACGCTATCTGGTGCCGTCGATCCACGCGATGAACTTCGTCATTGATGGCGCGCTCGATGGCGGCGTCAACGATGCGCTCAATCTCGATACACACGGCAAGGCGCTGGCGTTTCTGCTGCTGGACATGCCGATTCCCTTGCCGCCGCGGTTTGCCGGCGGCGCTTCATGA
- a CDS encoding acyclic terpene utilization AtuA family protein, protein MTVPLLIGSGAGFSGDRTDAALPVVRTLIAAGGPAALIFETLAERTLALAQLARRDDPEHGYEPLLDQLLTPVLGLCLVNDIPIVGNFGAANPRAAARRIGELAVELGLPVPRVAVVEGDDLSHDEGRALLRGIVGDTFPEARFVCANAYIGAQGIADALRDGAQVVVCGRVADPALAVGPAMAHFGWAWDDWNRLAAATMAGHLLECGAQVSGGYFADPGMKDVPDVHAVGFPIARLDADGGIEIFKAAGTGGCVDLRTVKEQLLYEVHDPCAYLTPDVVADIGEVTVAQVGPDRVAVRNIRGHARPDTLKVNLFYQGGWIAEGEISYAGPNAAARARLAADILGKRMKGLGFDVPIRFDLIGVLSVFADDAGEMLARPQPHEAEARDVRLRAALAHEDKAVAQALLREVNALYTCGPAGGGGVRTALRARLNAMSCLAPRSAVAPRHTLLS, encoded by the coding sequence ATGACTGTCCCCTTGCTGATCGGCTCCGGCGCCGGATTTTCCGGTGACCGCACCGACGCCGCCCTGCCAGTGGTGCGCACGCTGATTGCCGCGGGCGGACCTGCCGCGCTGATCTTCGAAACGCTGGCCGAACGCACGTTGGCACTTGCGCAACTGGCACGTCGCGACGATCCCGAGCATGGCTACGAACCTCTGCTGGACCAGCTCCTGACGCCGGTCCTCGGTTTGTGCCTGGTCAACGACATTCCGATCGTCGGCAACTTCGGCGCGGCCAATCCGCGTGCGGCGGCCCGCCGTATCGGCGAGCTGGCGGTGGAGTTGGGTCTGCCGGTGCCGCGTGTGGCCGTCGTGGAGGGTGATGACCTGTCGCACGACGAAGGTCGGGCGCTGCTGCGCGGTATCGTCGGCGACACTTTCCCGGAGGCGCGTTTCGTCTGCGCCAACGCCTACATCGGCGCGCAGGGCATTGCTGATGCGCTGCGCGACGGCGCGCAGGTGGTGGTGTGCGGCCGCGTGGCCGATCCCGCGCTGGCCGTGGGTCCGGCGATGGCGCACTTCGGCTGGGCCTGGGATGACTGGAATCGCCTGGCTGCTGCGACGATGGCCGGCCATCTGCTCGAATGCGGCGCGCAGGTCAGCGGCGGCTATTTTGCCGATCCGGGCATGAAGGACGTGCCCGATGTACACGCCGTCGGTTTTCCGATCGCACGGCTCGATGCCGATGGTGGCATCGAGATCTTCAAGGCGGCTGGCACCGGCGGCTGCGTGGACCTGCGCACCGTGAAGGAACAACTTCTGTACGAGGTGCACGACCCCTGCGCCTACCTGACCCCCGACGTGGTCGCCGATATCGGCGAGGTGACGGTCGCGCAGGTCGGTCCGGATCGCGTAGCTGTCCGCAATATCCGAGGCCATGCGCGTCCGGACACGCTCAAGGTCAACCTGTTCTACCAGGGCGGGTGGATTGCCGAGGGCGAGATCTCGTATGCAGGCCCCAATGCGGCGGCGCGTGCGCGACTGGCTGCCGACATCCTTGGCAAACGCATGAAGGGGCTCGGTTTCGACGTGCCAATCCGCTTCGACCTGATCGGCGTCCTGAGCGTGTTTGCCGATGACGCCGGCGAGATGCTGGCGCGGCCGCAGCCGCATGAGGCCGAGGCGCGCGATGTGCGCCTGCGCGCGGCGCTGGCGCACGAGGACAAGGCGGTGGCCCAGGCGCTGCTGCGCGAGGTCAATGCGCTCTACACATGCGGCCCCGCGGGCGGTGGTGGCGTGCGCACGGCATTGCGTGCGCGCCTTAACGCGATGTCGTGTCTGGCGCCACGCTCCGCCGTGGCGCCGCGCCATACCCTGTTGTCCTGA
- a CDS encoding LysR family transcriptional regulator yields the protein MLSNLSVKHLRAFVALATHRNFTRAAQACHLSQSAFSALIQTLEEQAGCRLFERTTRHVDLSTDGRRFEEMARRLLGDFEAAFDDLRDHAERRKGRVAIAALPSLAGGDLPPLLASFHQQYPGIALELHDQLADGCIEFVRRGQADFALAPAPAQDADLRVEALVRDSFHLVCPADHPLAGKRRVTPQALAGLPFIQLSRTSSVRQHLDAALHPLKLNGVMEVEHLATVAALVEAGLGVSVVPALALFQFRREGLAIRPMQMPTLVRDICVVRLKDRGDSAAATAMLDCLRAHYRSGRR from the coding sequence ATGCTGTCGAACCTGTCGGTCAAGCACCTGCGCGCTTTCGTTGCGCTGGCCACCCATCGCAATTTCACGCGCGCGGCGCAGGCGTGCCACCTGTCCCAATCGGCATTCAGCGCGTTGATCCAGACGCTCGAGGAACAGGCGGGCTGCCGGCTTTTCGAACGCACCACACGACATGTGGACCTGAGCACCGACGGGCGCCGATTCGAGGAGATGGCGCGTCGGCTGCTGGGCGATTTCGAAGCGGCCTTCGATGATCTGCGCGACCATGCCGAGCGCCGCAAGGGTCGCGTGGCGATCGCTGCGCTACCGTCGCTCGCGGGCGGCGACCTGCCGCCGTTGCTGGCCAGCTTCCACCAGCAATATCCCGGTATCGCGCTCGAACTGCACGACCAGCTCGCCGACGGCTGCATCGAGTTTGTGCGACGTGGACAGGCCGACTTCGCGCTGGCGCCCGCGCCGGCCCAGGACGCCGACCTGCGCGTCGAAGCGCTGGTGCGCGATAGTTTCCATCTGGTCTGCCCGGCCGATCACCCGCTGGCCGGGAAGCGGCGCGTTACGCCACAAGCCCTGGCCGGACTGCCATTTATCCAGCTGTCGCGCACCAGCAGCGTAAGGCAGCACCTCGATGCAGCACTGCATCCACTCAAGCTGAACGGGGTCATGGAAGTCGAGCACCTGGCTACCGTGGCGGCGCTCGTCGAGGCGGGTCTGGGCGTGTCGGTCGTGCCAGCGCTGGCGCTATTCCAGTTCCGGCGCGAAGGGCTGGCCATCCGGCCCATGCAAATGCCCACGCTGGTGCGCGACATCTGCGTGGTACGGCTCAAGGATCGGGGCGATTCGGCGGCGGCAACCGCGATGCTGGATTGCCTGCGCGCGCATTACCGGAGCGGCAGGCGCTAG
- a CDS encoding NADPH-dependent F420 reductase: MSQTGKGFRSERRGFLIGVASAALGTVALPASAQSLRGKPRSKIGVIGAGHIGGTIGGIWVGVGHPVMFSSRHPEELKPLVEKLGSLAQAGTVDQALAFSNVVLLAVPYGALPELGSQHDWKGKIVLDATNAVAPRDGAIVEEVKANGIGVTTAKYLPGARVVRVFNFTSAGSFARESNRKGPLMAVPMAGNDAGALIIAGRLVRDAGFQPVVVGGLSSADRFAPGGKLFHMEGTEAEFRRAMAQNSAP, encoded by the coding sequence ATGAGCCAGACAGGCAAGGGGTTTCGGAGTGAGCGGCGCGGTTTCCTGATCGGGGTGGCGTCCGCGGCGTTGGGCACCGTGGCGTTGCCGGCGTCGGCACAGTCACTACGCGGCAAGCCGAGATCGAAGATCGGCGTCATCGGTGCCGGCCACATCGGCGGCACGATCGGGGGTATCTGGGTGGGTGTGGGGCATCCGGTGATGTTCTCGTCGCGCCATCCCGAAGAACTCAAGCCGTTGGTCGAGAAACTGGGATCGCTGGCACAGGCCGGGACCGTGGACCAGGCCCTCGCGTTTTCCAATGTCGTCCTCCTTGCCGTGCCTTACGGCGCGTTGCCCGAACTGGGCAGCCAGCATGACTGGAAGGGCAAGATCGTGCTCGACGCCACCAACGCTGTCGCGCCGCGCGATGGGGCGATCGTCGAGGAGGTCAAAGCCAATGGCATCGGGGTGACCACCGCCAAATACCTGCCAGGCGCGCGCGTCGTGCGTGTCTTCAATTTCACGAGCGCGGGGTCCTTCGCGCGTGAGAGCAATCGCAAGGGGCCGTTGATGGCGGTGCCGATGGCGGGGAACGATGCCGGCGCGCTGATCATTGCCGGCAGGCTGGTACGCGATGCGGGCTTTCAGCCCGTGGTGGTGGGAGGCCTGTCCAGCGCCGACCGCTTCGCGCCGGGAGGCAAGTTGTTCCACATGGAGGGCACGGAAGCGGAATTCCGTCGTGCCATGGCGCAAAATTCCGCGCCGTGA
- a CDS encoding flagellar biosynthesis protein FlhF: MVQTTISPAPRCTARSTTAAVLLGAGLACAGNAHAGVETLAPESADTAGVATPVAIDLPAMPTPTQLSALSEDPITAAARAADPIVADNVAENVSGKAVESIAEAPARGVEPVDKASVARHHPIGDTLVAAMTMATREPAAQVAEARDGMARWKPVAQARLEESRGGFDVAGLQVGFGIDRAVFVNGALAVATSITIPNISSITSAQAAQLAQALAPVTVAVTGANSIASAAIAAAQAATGQAGQAGQSATTAANGAAASAQGAAGVAASTSTAAASGGIAQATGAAGVAQQQAATAVAAAGTVVTNGLLTVIQNGAANTANVGSVANMPATVIQNTLNNQNIQSLMTINASVNTLAAFRAQMANTALNSVIPTMAGMK; this comes from the coding sequence ATGGTCCAGACAACCATTTCACCCGCACCAAGATGCACGGCCAGGTCGACAACCGCGGCCGTGCTGCTTGGCGCGGGGCTGGCCTGCGCGGGCAATGCCCACGCCGGTGTCGAGACCTTGGCACCCGAGTCAGCCGATACCGCGGGCGTGGCGACTCCAGTCGCCATCGACCTGCCTGCAATGCCGACGCCGACACAGCTGTCGGCGCTATCCGAAGATCCAATCACTGCGGCGGCGCGTGCCGCAGACCCCATCGTTGCGGACAACGTCGCGGAGAACGTGTCCGGGAAAGCTGTCGAGTCGATCGCCGAAGCGCCTGCGCGGGGAGTAGAACCGGTGGACAAGGCGTCCGTTGCGCGGCATCACCCCATCGGGGACACGCTCGTGGCTGCCATGACAATGGCCACGCGGGAGCCCGCTGCGCAGGTGGCCGAAGCACGCGACGGCATGGCCAGGTGGAAGCCGGTCGCGCAGGCGCGGCTTGAAGAATCGCGTGGCGGTTTCGATGTCGCCGGTTTGCAGGTTGGCTTCGGTATTGACCGCGCCGTCTTCGTCAATGGCGCGCTGGCCGTGGCCACGAGCATCACGATTCCCAACATCAGCAGCATCACCTCGGCACAGGCCGCGCAACTCGCACAGGCCCTGGCGCCGGTGACTGTTGCCGTGACCGGCGCCAACAGCATAGCGAGCGCGGCGATTGCTGCCGCGCAGGCTGCAACGGGTCAGGCCGGTCAGGCGGGACAATCCGCGACCACGGCAGCGAATGGCGCGGCAGCCAGCGCGCAAGGCGCTGCCGGTGTCGCGGCGTCCACTTCGACTGCAGCAGCAAGCGGCGGGATCGCCCAGGCAACGGGCGCCGCCGGCGTAGCGCAACAACAGGCCGCGACCGCCGTCGCGGCGGCGGGCACGGTCGTCACCAACGGCCTGCTCACGGTGATACAGAACGGCGCGGCCAACACCGCGAACGTAGGTTCGGTAGCGAACATGCCGGCCACGGTTATCCAGAATACCCTCAACAACCAGAATATCCAGAGCCTGATGACGATCAACGCCAGCGTGAACACGCTGGCGGCATTCCGCGCGCAAATGGCAAACACCGCGCTGAACAGCGTCATTCCAACAATGGCCGGCATGAAGTAA
- a CDS encoding ABC transporter substrate-binding protein, translating to MNARQFACGIFAATLGFVAPIAAHAEPGITKNTIRIGQSAGVTGPVAGSVKEQIAGAQVYLNAVNASGGVAGRRIELLTYDDGFDAKRTPGNVRKLIADDKVFALFMVRGTPQNESILPIIGAEKVPLVAPLTGAITLHRPVNRYVFNVRAKYQDEVARAINHLATSGMNRIAIFYANDGFGQDVFEGFNTALQARGVQPAGAASFNRPMGDISQGVASVNKADPQAVMVIGSGSEAARIIHEMKKAGSQAQFVTLSNNAADSFIKELGDDARGLIITQVVPGMNSSQMSVASEYRGLAKAQKVEPSNAGMEGFMSAKVLVEGLRRAGPEPTREKLVAALEGLRDYDLGGILISYSPTRHTGSSFVEMSIVSSTGKLIR from the coding sequence ATGAACGCAAGGCAGTTCGCGTGCGGCATATTTGCCGCCACGCTCGGGTTTGTCGCGCCCATCGCGGCACACGCGGAACCTGGCATCACCAAGAACACCATCCGCATCGGCCAGTCGGCCGGCGTCACCGGCCCGGTGGCGGGCTCGGTCAAGGAGCAGATCGCCGGTGCCCAGGTCTATCTCAATGCGGTCAATGCCAGCGGCGGCGTTGCGGGCCGGCGCATCGAACTGCTGACCTATGACGACGGCTTCGATGCCAAACGCACGCCCGGCAATGTGCGCAAGCTGATTGCCGACGACAAGGTCTTCGCGCTGTTCATGGTGCGTGGCACGCCGCAGAACGAGAGCATCCTGCCGATCATCGGCGCGGAGAAGGTGCCGCTGGTGGCGCCGCTGACCGGGGCCATCACGCTGCATCGACCGGTCAATCGCTACGTGTTCAACGTGCGCGCGAAATACCAGGATGAAGTGGCCAGGGCGATCAATCATCTGGCCACATCCGGCATGAACCGGATCGCGATCTTCTACGCCAACGACGGATTCGGGCAGGACGTCTTCGAGGGGTTCAACACGGCCTTGCAGGCACGTGGCGTGCAGCCAGCTGGCGCGGCGTCGTTCAATCGCCCGATGGGGGATATCAGCCAGGGTGTGGCCAGCGTAAACAAGGCCGATCCGCAGGCCGTGATGGTGATCGGTTCGGGCTCGGAGGCTGCCCGAATCATCCACGAGATGAAGAAGGCCGGTAGCCAGGCGCAGTTCGTCACGCTGTCCAACAACGCAGCCGATTCGTTCATCAAGGAACTGGGCGACGATGCCCGGGGCTTGATCATCACGCAGGTGGTGCCGGGCATGAACTCGAGCCAGATGAGCGTTGCCAGCGAATATCGCGGCCTGGCCAAGGCGCAGAAGGTGGAGCCGAGCAATGCGGGCATGGAGGGCTTCATGTCGGCAAAGGTGCTGGTCGAGGGGTTGCGCCGCGCGGGACCTGAGCCCACACGCGAGAAGCTCGTGGCGGCGCTTGAAGGCCTGCGCGACTACGATCTCGGCGGCATCCTGATCAGCTATAGTCCGACGCGCCACACTGGTTCCTCGTTCGTGGAAATGTCGATCGTCTCGTCGACCGGCAAGCTGATTCGCTGA
- a CDS encoding Bug family tripartite tricarboxylate transporter substrate binding protein — MSAFRRPQAPAALLAFATFTCLALPAGSAWAEFPDKPIRFVVPFAAGSATDQLARAVGQAVTQEAKVTVVVDNKPGANGFIAAGDVAKAAPDGYTVLITTNTTHAANEHLFKKLPYDPVKDYAPLTALGRGGQIMVVNPQVPAKTVGEFIALAKKEPGKLSFGSGSSSSRIAGELFQQMAHVELLHVPYKSNPLAITDLLGNQIQMMITDTATGLPQVKSGKLRALGVSGKARSPLAPDVPTIDEAGVKGYEMSYWFAAYAPAGTPPAVVGKLNQMLVKAARSETAATFYQSTGTDVFTSSPAELAKFQAQESAKWGRIIKAANIQPE, encoded by the coding sequence ATGTCCGCGTTTCGCAGGCCGCAGGCCCCCGCAGCCCTACTCGCTTTCGCTACGTTCACGTGCCTGGCCTTGCCGGCCGGCAGTGCGTGGGCCGAATTTCCCGACAAGCCGATCCGCTTTGTCGTGCCCTTCGCGGCCGGTAGCGCGACGGACCAGCTCGCGCGCGCCGTGGGCCAGGCCGTGACGCAGGAAGCGAAGGTGACCGTGGTGGTCGACAACAAGCCGGGCGCGAATGGCTTCATCGCCGCCGGCGACGTGGCGAAGGCCGCCCCCGATGGCTATACGGTGCTGATCACCACCAACACGACGCACGCAGCCAATGAGCATCTGTTCAAGAAGCTGCCGTACGACCCGGTCAAGGACTATGCGCCGCTGACGGCGCTGGGCCGTGGCGGCCAGATCATGGTGGTCAATCCGCAGGTACCGGCCAAGACCGTGGGCGAGTTCATCGCGCTGGCAAAGAAGGAGCCGGGCAAACTCAGCTTCGGCAGCGGCAGTTCTTCGTCGCGCATTGCCGGCGAGCTGTTCCAGCAGATGGCGCACGTGGAACTGCTGCATGTGCCGTACAAGAGCAACCCGCTGGCGATCACCGACTTGCTCGGCAACCAGATCCAGATGATGATCACCGACACGGCGACGGGGCTGCCGCAGGTGAAGAGCGGCAAGCTGCGCGCGCTGGGTGTCTCTGGCAAGGCGCGTTCGCCGCTGGCGCCTGATGTGCCGACGATCGACGAGGCTGGCGTGAAGGGCTACGAGATGAGCTACTGGTTCGCGGCCTATGCGCCGGCCGGCACGCCGCCCGCAGTGGTCGGCAAGCTGAACCAGATGCTGGTCAAGGCCGCCAGGAGCGAGACGGCCGCCACCTTCTACCAGTCGACCGGTACCGACGTGTTCACAAGTTCGCCGGCCGAACTGGCGAAGTTCCAGGCGCAGGAATCGGCGAAATGGGGCCGCATCATCAAGGCGGCAAACATCCAGCCCGAGTAA
- a CDS encoding acetate kinase, with amino-acid sequence MKKRSLQGIGLASCSTMCLLGGMAHAQTPPDDGPPAAAKLETLQKELTEQAKQLEAMKRALAEQEATIRELRSTVDSESLARKRGGQAGVGTGVTPSNMATNAAAAAAGASATQINSTAQQGVQAQQAPSDAPPQAVAPQNVQQGQAAQGDQQGESAAGPEQPVGRPPERDTRPPEIAPIFDQPGVLTPQGKIVIEPSFQYGYSSSDRAVLVGYTVIPALLIGLIDVREIKTSTYITSMAFRYGITKRLEIEAKVPYVHSSSDTVSREIFTGTAVDNAFNASGSGLGDVEATLRYQLNYGNEKMPYFIGWLRYKSNTGKDPFEVVTDCVTRCVSNTTGTGLPLGMPTGTGFQAIQPGVTWLLPTDPAVFFGTFSYLHNFARDNIYRTVLNGQQEFLGKIAPGDIFEFNFGMGLSLNEHASFSIGYDQSIIWPTKQNGQTVPGSVRITQGTLLVGYSYRFNNRYTLNLSVGAGLTRDTPDLTVTVRLPITF; translated from the coding sequence ATGAAGAAGCGCTCGCTGCAGGGCATTGGTCTTGCCAGTTGCTCTACGATGTGCCTGCTTGGCGGCATGGCTCATGCGCAGACTCCGCCCGACGATGGGCCGCCGGCGGCCGCCAAGCTCGAAACGCTGCAGAAGGAACTGACCGAACAGGCGAAGCAGCTGGAGGCGATGAAACGGGCGCTGGCCGAACAGGAGGCCACGATCCGCGAACTGCGCAGCACGGTGGATAGCGAATCGCTGGCGCGCAAACGTGGTGGCCAGGCCGGGGTAGGCACCGGCGTGACGCCGAGCAACATGGCGACCAATGCCGCCGCGGCCGCCGCGGGCGCCAGCGCCACACAGATCAACAGCACGGCCCAGCAAGGCGTACAGGCCCAACAGGCGCCATCCGACGCGCCGCCGCAGGCCGTGGCGCCACAGAACGTGCAGCAGGGCCAGGCCGCGCAGGGCGACCAGCAAGGCGAGTCCGCCGCGGGTCCCGAACAACCGGTGGGCAGGCCGCCGGAGCGCGATACGCGTCCACCAGAGATCGCGCCAATCTTCGACCAGCCTGGCGTACTCACGCCCCAGGGCAAGATCGTGATCGAACCGAGCTTCCAGTACGGCTACTCGTCGAGTGACCGCGCGGTACTGGTCGGCTACACGGTGATTCCCGCGCTGCTGATCGGCCTGATCGACGTGCGCGAGATCAAGACGTCGACGTACATCACGTCCATGGCCTTCCGCTACGGCATTACCAAGCGTCTCGAGATCGAAGCCAAGGTGCCGTACGTGCATTCGAGCAGCGATACCGTCAGCCGCGAAATCTTCACCGGCACCGCCGTCGACAACGCCTTCAATGCGAGCGGCAGCGGCCTGGGCGACGTTGAGGCGACGTTGCGCTACCAGCTCAACTACGGCAACGAGAAGATGCCGTACTTCATCGGCTGGCTGCGCTACAAGTCGAACACCGGCAAGGATCCGTTCGAGGTGGTGACCGATTGCGTGACCCGTTGTGTCAGCAACACTACCGGCACCGGGTTGCCGCTGGGCATGCCGACCGGCACCGGCTTCCAGGCAATCCAGCCGGGCGTCACGTGGCTGTTGCCGACCGATCCGGCGGTGTTCTTTGGTACCTTCAGCTACCTGCACAACTTCGCGCGTGACAACATCTATCGCACCGTGCTGAACGGCCAGCAGGAATTCCTCGGCAAGATCGCACCGGGAGACATCTTCGAGTTCAACTTTGGCATGGGCCTGTCGCTCAACGAGCACGCGTCGTTCAGTATCGGCTACGACCAGAGCATCATCTGGCCGACCAAGCAGAACGGGCAGACCGTCCCAGGCTCCGTGCGCATCACGCAGGGCACGCTGCTCGTGGGCTACTCCTATCGCTTCAACAACCGGTACACACTGAACCTTTCGGTGGGCGCGGGCCTGACGCGAGACACACCGGATCTGACGGTGACGGTGCGTCTACCGATCACATTCTGA
- a CDS encoding C39 family peptidase translates to MIMRSLLLAAATLAVALGGIAEARADTIRIPGDQGNSYTVPVTSLREARFRTTIRQQYDFSCGSAAVATLLTFQYGFPVNEETVFANMYVNGDQAKIRSEGFSLLDMKRFLESRGFLADGYELPLSKLEEAQIPAIVLIVENGYHHFVVIKGIKGDRVLIGDPARGTRSIERDHFEKIWDSQLLFVIHNRTDRARFNLAADWRVAPSGPYWMGVPRDSLFFTVMPKHGPADF, encoded by the coding sequence ATGATCATGCGCAGCCTGCTGTTGGCAGCCGCCACGCTGGCGGTGGCGCTGGGTGGCATCGCCGAAGCCCGCGCCGATACCATTCGCATTCCGGGCGATCAGGGCAACTCTTACACAGTGCCCGTGACCAGCCTGCGCGAAGCGCGCTTCCGCACGACCATCCGACAGCAATACGACTTCAGCTGCGGCTCGGCCGCCGTGGCCACGCTACTGACCTTTCAGTACGGATTCCCCGTCAATGAAGAGACGGTCTTCGCCAACATGTATGTCAACGGCGATCAGGCCAAGATCCGCTCGGAAGGATTCTCCCTGCTTGACATGAAGCGGTTCCTCGAGTCGCGCGGGTTCCTGGCCGACGGCTACGAGTTGCCGCTATCGAAGCTCGAGGAAGCGCAGATTCCGGCGATCGTGCTGATCGTCGAGAACGGTTATCACCACTTCGTCGTGATCAAGGGGATCAAGGGCGACCGCGTGCTGATCGGTGACCCCGCGCGCGGCACCCGCTCCATCGAGCGCGATCACTTCGAAAAGATCTGGGACAGCCAGTTGCTGTTCGTTATCCACAATCGCACGGACCGCGCGCGATTCAACCTGGCAGCCGACTGGCGCGTGGCGCCGTCGGGCCCTTACTGGATGGGAGTTCCGCGAGACAGTCTGTTCTTCACCGTCATGCCAAAGCATGGCCCCGCCGATTTCTGA
- a CDS encoding GntR family transcriptional regulator — protein sequence MSEAVVPLYHQIYVVLRQQIVEGRFGQGPLPGEIDLAKQFHASRVTMRRVFDRLVQEGLVRRHRGLGTFVNPHPVRPQVTEERATSLLGAIIDMGEKTAVKVISIDEVHATPEVAEALQIQVGDPVVKIVRVRHYRNRPLSHITVYLPIDLGRSLTRKDLENTPMLRLLEAAGVELGRASQVLTARLADVVVAPLLDVPVGGALLAVRRVVLDKNGRPVQLLMGQYRPDRYEYRMELSPMGGGDSANVWVENETRTGLRD from the coding sequence ATGAGTGAAGCCGTCGTTCCCCTGTATCACCAGATTTACGTGGTGCTCCGCCAGCAGATCGTGGAAGGCCGCTTCGGCCAGGGCCCGCTGCCAGGCGAAATCGACCTTGCCAAGCAATTTCACGCTTCGCGCGTGACGATGCGGCGCGTGTTCGACCGCCTGGTTCAGGAAGGCCTGGTCCGCCGCCATCGCGGACTCGGGACGTTCGTGAACCCGCATCCAGTCAGGCCGCAGGTCACCGAGGAACGCGCCACGAGCCTGCTCGGCGCCATCATCGACATGGGCGAGAAGACCGCGGTCAAGGTCATCTCGATCGACGAGGTGCACGCCACCCCTGAAGTCGCGGAAGCGCTGCAGATCCAGGTGGGCGATCCCGTGGTCAAGATCGTGCGCGTGCGTCACTACCGCAACCGCCCTCTGTCCCACATCACGGTCTACCTGCCGATCGACCTGGGCCGCTCACTGACCCGCAAGGATCTGGAAAACACGCCGATGCTGCGCCTGCTGGAAGCCGCCGGTGTGGAGCTGGGCCGCGCGTCGCAAGTGCTGACGGCCCGCCTGGCCGACGTGGTCGTGGCCCCGCTGCTCGACGTGCCCGTTGGCGGCGCGCTGCTGGCCGTGCGCCGCGTGGTGCTCGACAAGAACGGGCGTCCGGTGCAACTGCTGATGGGCCAGTATCGACCCGACCGCTACGAGTACCGCATGGAACTGTCGCCAATGGGCGGCGGGGACAGCGCCAACGTGTGGGTGGAGAACGAAACCCGCACGGGCCTGCGCGACTGA